A segment of the Staphylococcus ratti genome:
GTGAAAGGTTCGCCACAAATTCGACGTCGTTTTATTGATATGGAATTGGGACAAATTTCAAATTTATATTTAAACGATTTATCACAATATCAACGTATTTTAAAGCAGCGTAATCATTACTTAAAACAGCTCCAACTCAAACAGAAAAAAGATACAACGATGCTAGAAGTACTAAATCAACAATTTGCGTTATACGCAGTAAAAGTGACACAGCGGCGACGTCATTTTATTAAAGAATTAGAATCTTTAGCAAAACCTATCCATGCTGGAATTACGAATGATAAAGAGACGTTGACATTAAAATATGTACCAAGTCTTAAGTTCGAAGACGTCTCTCAGTCTGAGGAAGTCTTAACAGCAGAAGTGTTTGATTATATTCAACAACATATGGAGCGAGAGATAGAGCGTGGTAACAGTTTATTTGGACCACATAGAGATGATTTGTCTTTTCAAGTCAACGATATGGATGCACAAACATTTGGGTCTCAAGGACAACAACGTACAACCGCACTCTCAATCAAGCTTGCAGAAATAGAATTAATGCATCAAGAGGTGGGAGAATACCCTATTTTATTGCTTGATGACGTTTTGAGTGAGCTTGATGACTCTAGACAAACCCATTTACTAAGTACAATTCAACATAAAGTCCAAACATTTGTAACTACAACGTCAGTAGAGGGTATCGATCACGAAATTATGA
Coding sequences within it:
- the recF gene encoding DNA replication/repair protein RecF (All proteins in this family for which functions are known are DNA-binding proteins that assist the filamentation of RecA onto DNA for the initiation of recombination or recombinational repair.), whose protein sequence is MKLKTLQLENYRNYASVLLKCHPDVNILIGENAQGKTNLLESIYVLALAKSHRTSNDRELIRFNAEYAKIEGELNFRHGSMPLTMFITKKGKKVKVNHLEQSRLTQYIGHLNVVLFAPEDLNIVKGSPQIRRRFIDMELGQISNLYLNDLSQYQRILKQRNHYLKQLQLKQKKDTTMLEVLNQQFALYAVKVTQRRRHFIKELESLAKPIHAGITNDKETLTLKYVPSLKFEDVSQSEEVLTAEVFDYIQQHMEREIERGNSLFGPHRDDLSFQVNDMDAQTFGSQGQQRTTALSIKLAEIELMHQEVGEYPILLLDDVLSELDDSRQTHLLSTIQHKVQTFVTTTSVEGIDHEIMKNAKVYQIAQGNIEK